The Arachis ipaensis cultivar K30076 chromosome B10, Araip1.1, whole genome shotgun sequence DNA window CTTCCGCCTCCTCTCACTATCGCACTTATCCTCTTTCATCTCAGCACTGCTATTCTGCACCATCAaatagaaaattgaaattaatggaTTCAACTATTAGAATCTTGACCTATAACAGTTATGATATATCGAAGAACCTCAATCATCAGTTTCTGTGTCGAGAAACGATCGCTTTGCTCCGTTTGATGCTTTAACATCTTCTTAAACTTCTTTACATTCTTGGCATTCTTATAGAATTCTTTTTGCTTCTCTGAACAAACAAACAACACCTAAATCACACTGCTTCATCCTCTGTTACAATATAAAATTCAAGATTGAGAAGTGGCATACTTATGAGAGCAGGGTTGTAGTGGCTTTTATCAGATTTCAGGTTGACGGAAtaattcttcctcttcctcatcctCTCGTTGACTCCCTCGTTCTTCTTCGTTGTGGTCTGTGGAATGGGAGAACAAACTGAAAAGCGGAAACCCTAATTTACAGAAGATCAATTTCTCTTGATCTATTGGATTGGGGTCCGATGCTAACATAAAGAGtacaagacaaaaagaaaaaggccAAGTATAATGCCGGTCGTGATACAACTGGGTCGGGTTTGACTCATTGGCCCAATACAGGTCCAAGATGGCAATGCCTTAAACTATTGTGATATGTGAACATTACAACGCCCAGTCCAAAAAAAATTACCAcgcaaaaaatattttatcctaaTAGTCCTTCAAGAAAATGATATGAAATGAAACACATGTAAAATAACGAGTAAATGGTTAAATTAGTTTCTAAAAGATCATTCGGTTTTTAAATTGGATTCCGAATAATTTTTTGATCAAATtcatcttttaaagattttaaattaatcatattagTCCTTCCGTCACTTTATTTGTTGATGGTGTCAAAATTTGACACGTTAAGTGACACCCCAACACACATTTAGGAGTCTTAATTAACCATTAACATGattaatttatgaaattagatcaaatcaacccAAAATTGAGAGATTCCAATACTTCAAGTCATAGTTGTTAGAActgaaccggtgatcgaaccggtcagacTACTGGGTCACTGgatcactggttcaaccggtgggtcacggGTTGAACCGGTTAATCCGGTCCCACTTGTTTACAATGGCCCCATGCAGGATCATTTGTTCCtctgttattatttttttgggtTCTAATTGTTGGATCAGGAGTTGATCTTTGTTCCTAAGAAGTTAGTGTTTCTGATGGTGTATTTGATGAAGCCATCCTAAATTCCTAATCAACCAGGACTAAATGACTAAATGACTAATCAACAATCTAACAACAATAGATATTCAACAAACTGAacagaaatcaaacataaatcaaCAACCAAGAAAGATCAAAATCAAACAGAAATCAAATAGAATAATCAACAATCTAAATTCTAACAGAAATCAAACAGAAATCAACATACATAATCACTAATCATTAATCAACAATCTagaataacttaaaaaaataaaaacttaaa harbors:
- the LOC107624368 gene encoding protein PXR1, which gives rise to MRKRKNYSVNLKSDKSHYNPALIKKQKEFYKNAKNVKKFKKMLKHQTEQSDRFSTQKLMIENSSAEMKEDKCDSERRRKKKYCLEELYRKKHEEKERERMEREAAMMAKKEEREEAQARRKALRDKMLKKTRKGQPLMKYRIEHLLSTIQASSQI